A stretch of the Streptomyces ortus genome encodes the following:
- a CDS encoding carbohydrate ABC transporter permease translates to MRNLVRRSVRRPWRLAAEASALLIAAVVAFPLYWMVLSAFKPAGEIESSEPRPWTLSPSLDSFRRVFGQQEFGRYFLNSLVVAVTVVAVSALIAFLAATAVTRFRFRFRTTLLIMFLIAQMVPVEALTIPLFFQMRDFGQLNTLGALILPHIAFSLPFAIWMLRGFVKAVPEALEEAAHIDGASRTRFLWQILFPLVFPGLVATSVFSFISAWNDFLFAKSFIISDTSQSTLPMALLVFYKPDDPDWGGVMAGSTVMTIPVLIFFVLVQRRLVSGLGGAVKD, encoded by the coding sequence GTGCGAAATCTCGTACGCCGTTCCGTGCGGCGGCCCTGGCGACTGGCCGCGGAGGCCTCGGCGCTGCTGATCGCGGCGGTGGTCGCATTCCCCCTCTACTGGATGGTGCTCAGCGCCTTCAAACCGGCCGGGGAGATCGAGTCGAGCGAGCCGCGGCCCTGGACGCTCTCTCCCTCCCTGGATTCCTTCCGGCGCGTCTTCGGGCAGCAGGAATTCGGCCGTTACTTCCTCAACAGTCTTGTCGTGGCGGTCACCGTCGTCGCCGTCTCGGCACTCATCGCGTTTCTCGCCGCGACCGCCGTGACACGATTCCGCTTCCGCTTCCGGACCACCCTCCTGATCATGTTCCTGATCGCCCAGATGGTGCCCGTCGAGGCACTGACGATCCCCCTCTTCTTCCAGATGCGGGACTTCGGTCAGCTCAACACCCTGGGCGCGCTGATCCTGCCGCACATCGCCTTCTCCCTGCCCTTCGCGATCTGGATGCTGAGGGGCTTCGTGAAGGCCGTCCCCGAAGCGCTGGAGGAGGCCGCCCACATCGACGGGGCGAGCCGGACGCGGTTCCTGTGGCAGATCCTTTTCCCGCTGGTCTTTCCGGGGCTCGTGGCCACCAGCGTGTTCTCCTTCATCTCCGCCTGGAACGACTTCCTGTTCGCCAAATCCTTCATCATCAGCGACACCTCGCAGTCCACGCTGCCGATGGCCCTCCTCGTCTTCTACAAGCCCGACGACCCGGACTGGGGCGGCGTGATGGCCGGTTCCACGGTGATGACGATTCCCGTGCTGATCTTCTTCGTACTCGTACAGCGGCGCCTGGTCTCCGGACTCGGCGGCGCGGTGAAGGACTGA
- a CDS encoding beta-N-acetylhexosaminidase codes for MNADPSDAAPALAAPAGVIPAPRSVRESTRPGVPLDADTTLWAGPGTGTTERWLRLTLGAALGLSLPPGPENTTGAENAARTVRLRIDGTLRPEAYVLDVDAENGIEIRGGSGAGVFWGAQTLRQLIGPEAFRRAPVRPGVTYVVPNRTIEDAPRFGWRGLMLDVSRHFMPKDGVLRQLDLMAAHKLNVFHFHLTDDQGWRIEIKRYPKLTETGSWRARTKFGHRASPHWEEKPHGGHYTQDDIREIVAYAAERHIAVVPEIDIPGHSQAAIAAYPELGNTDVIDTHSLSVWDTWGVSKNVLAPTDNALRFYEGVFEELLGLFPSQFIHVGGDECAKDQWKASPAAQARIAELGLADEDELQSWFIRHFDDWLGARGRRLIGWDEILEGGLAPGAAVSSWRGYRGGITAARAGHDVVMCPEQQVYLDHRQAEGPDEPVPIGFVRTLEDVYRFEPVPPELTPAQARHVLGTQANLWTEVMEDRARVDYQAFPRLVAFAEVAWSALPPPAERDFADFEERMTAHYARLDALGVAYRPPAGPLPWQRRPGVLGRPIEGPPPNV; via the coding sequence GTGAACGCTGACCCGAGCGACGCGGCTCCCGCCCTCGCAGCCCCGGCCGGGGTGATCCCGGCACCCCGCTCGGTGCGGGAGTCCACCCGCCCGGGCGTCCCGCTCGACGCGGACACCACCCTGTGGGCCGGGCCGGGCACCGGCACCACCGAACGCTGGCTGCGCCTCACCCTCGGTGCCGCCCTCGGACTTTCGCTGCCGCCGGGCCCCGAAAACACCACCGGCGCGGAAAACGCCGCCCGTACCGTGCGGTTGCGTATCGACGGGACTTTGCGACCCGAGGCGTACGTACTCGACGTCGATGCCGAAAACGGTATCGAGATCCGCGGCGGAAGTGGCGCCGGAGTGTTCTGGGGAGCCCAGACCCTGCGTCAGCTCATCGGCCCCGAAGCCTTCCGGCGGGCACCCGTCCGGCCGGGCGTCACGTACGTCGTCCCGAACCGGACCATCGAGGACGCACCGCGATTCGGCTGGCGCGGACTCATGCTCGACGTCTCGCGGCACTTCATGCCGAAGGACGGCGTCCTGCGCCAACTCGACCTGATGGCCGCGCACAAGCTCAACGTCTTCCACTTCCACCTCACGGACGACCAGGGCTGGCGTATCGAGATCAAGCGGTATCCGAAGCTCACGGAGACCGGATCATGGCGGGCACGCACCAAATTCGGTCATCGCGCCTCGCCCCACTGGGAGGAGAAGCCGCACGGGGGCCACTACACCCAGGACGACATCCGCGAGATCGTCGCGTACGCCGCCGAACGGCATATCGCCGTCGTCCCCGAAATCGACATCCCGGGGCACTCGCAGGCCGCCATCGCCGCATATCCGGAACTCGGCAACACCGATGTCATCGACACGCACTCCCTCTCCGTCTGGGACACCTGGGGCGTCTCCAAAAACGTACTCGCACCCACTGACAACGCCCTCCGCTTCTACGAGGGCGTCTTCGAGGAACTCCTCGGACTGTTCCCCTCACAGTTCATCCACGTCGGCGGCGACGAGTGCGCCAAGGACCAGTGGAAGGCGTCCCCCGCCGCCCAGGCGCGGATCGCCGAACTGGGCCTCGCGGACGAGGACGAACTGCAGTCCTGGTTCATCCGCCACTTCGACGACTGGCTGGGCGCGCGAGGCCGCCGGCTGATCGGCTGGGACGAGATCCTGGAGGGCGGACTCGCCCCCGGCGCCGCCGTCTCCTCGTGGCGCGGCTACCGGGGCGGCATCACGGCCGCACGGGCCGGCCACGACGTCGTCATGTGCCCTGAGCAGCAGGTGTACCTGGACCACCGGCAGGCCGAGGGCCCCGACGAGCCGGTGCCCATCGGCTTCGTGCGCACCCTGGAGGACGTCTACCGCTTCGAACCCGTTCCACCGGAGCTGACCCCCGCTCAGGCGCGGCACGTGCTGGGCACCCAGGCCAACCTGTGGACCGAGGTGATGGAGGACCGGGCCCGCGTCGACTACCAGGCCTTCCCGCGGCTCGTGGCCTTCGCGGAGGTCGCCTGGAGCGCGCTGCCCCCGCCCGCGGAACGCGACTTCGCGGATTTCGAGGAGCGAATGACCGCGCACTACGCGCGACTTGACGCCCTGGGAGTCGCCTACCGGCCGCCCGCCGGGCCGTTGCCGTGGCAGCGGCGCCCCGGGGTGCTCGGACGCCCGATCGAGGGGCCGCCCCCGAACGTGTGA
- a CDS encoding FAD binding domain-containing protein yields MTTHAPQAAHAVTLPASLDEAVAALAAMPAAVPVAGGTDLMAAVNSGQLRPAALVGLGRISEIRGWQYQDGHALLGAGLTHARMGRPDFAALIPALAAAARAAGPPQIRNAGTLGGNIASASPTGDALPVLAALEATLIIACPGGARREIPVSHLLAGVEMLRGGELIGYVRVPLLHAPQVFLKATGRTGPGRAIASVSLVLDPARRGVRCAVGAIAPMPLRPLDAEQWVASLIDWDNNRAIVPEALAAFGEYVAAACIPDPAPEEDGSVQPLPPAVLHLRRTVAALARRALGRALS; encoded by the coding sequence TTGACCACGCACGCACCGCAGGCGGCGCACGCCGTGACGCTGCCCGCCTCACTGGACGAGGCCGTGGCGGCACTCGCCGCCATGCCCGCCGCCGTTCCCGTGGCCGGCGGCACCGACCTCATGGCCGCCGTCAACTCGGGACAGCTCAGGCCCGCCGCACTCGTCGGCCTCGGCCGGATCAGCGAGATCCGCGGCTGGCAGTACCAGGACGGCCACGCGCTCCTGGGCGCGGGCCTCACCCACGCGCGTATGGGGCGCCCCGACTTCGCCGCCCTCATCCCCGCCCTCGCCGCCGCCGCGCGGGCCGCGGGACCGCCGCAGATCCGCAACGCGGGCACCCTGGGCGGCAACATCGCCTCGGCGTCCCCCACCGGCGACGCGCTGCCGGTGCTGGCCGCGCTGGAAGCGACCCTCATCATCGCCTGCCCGGGCGGCGCCCGCCGTGAGATCCCCGTGTCGCACCTGCTCGCGGGCGTGGAGATGCTCCGCGGCGGCGAACTCATCGGGTACGTGCGCGTGCCGCTGCTGCACGCGCCCCAGGTCTTCCTCAAGGCGACCGGACGGACCGGCCCCGGGCGCGCCATCGCCTCCGTGTCGCTCGTCCTCGACCCCGCCCGGCGCGGAGTGCGGTGTGCCGTCGGAGCCATAGCGCCGATGCCGCTGCGCCCCCTGGACGCCGAGCAGTGGGTCGCCTCGCTGATCGACTGGGACAACAACCGCGCGATCGTGCCCGAGGCGCTGGCCGCCTTCGGCGAGTACGTCGCCGCGGCCTGCATCCCCGATCCGGCCCCCGAGGAGGACGGCTCCGTACAGCCGCTGCCGCCCGCCGTACTGCACCTGCGGCGTACCGTCGCCGCGCTGGCCCGACGAGCACTGGGGAGGGCACTGTCGTGA
- a CDS encoding 2Fe-2S iron-sulfur cluster-binding protein, whose amino-acid sequence MTDDQHEDQYGDQHGQGGPRAGSRWDPLPQGDYDDGATAFVKLPEGGIDALLADSPLAAPGHGYVPPPITVAPGTGAENDPGSAGAWGAPPDAAGPGHGQDVRWPDPNTLPEEHRQAPQDQFSYHPGATGQWTFDQPAQGDQGPPGHDGTGHDGTGGVGTGHDASGQDVTGQWSIPLADGDLPDESGEFTTSSLVEQWGGSPPATLPGGAAAPWADEPWAQQPAGQQPPAEHGAAEIIDVSGAHADEIAVSVERDPGHDDGRDDGREEPSGAAPRHDHPEFADDPAAEQEAASTEEPDERAPDAHADATADAVAEESGGGSESEAESDEAQGIAPHNDHPLASYVLRVNGVERPVTDAWIGESLLYVLRERLGLAGAKDGCSQGECGACNVQVDGRLVASCLVPAVTAAGSEVRTVEGLAADGQPSDVQRALARCGAVQCGFCIPGMAMTVHDLLEGNPAPTDLETRQALCGNLCRCSGYRGVLEAVRDVVAEREAHAAAESSSDGDEARIPHQAGPGSGGVNPSAFEPHQSSQPHEQPYGQDGGQA is encoded by the coding sequence GTGACCGACGACCAGCACGAAGACCAGTACGGAGACCAGCACGGACAGGGCGGGCCCCGCGCGGGCAGCCGCTGGGACCCGCTGCCCCAGGGCGACTACGACGACGGCGCCACCGCCTTCGTCAAGCTCCCCGAAGGGGGCATCGACGCCCTCCTCGCGGACTCGCCCCTCGCCGCGCCCGGCCACGGCTACGTACCGCCGCCGATAACGGTCGCGCCCGGCACGGGTGCGGAGAACGACCCCGGGTCAGCCGGCGCCTGGGGCGCACCGCCCGACGCGGCCGGCCCCGGTCACGGGCAGGACGTACGGTGGCCCGACCCGAACACCCTCCCCGAGGAGCACCGGCAGGCCCCCCAGGACCAGTTCTCGTACCACCCCGGGGCCACCGGCCAGTGGACCTTCGACCAGCCCGCACAGGGCGACCAGGGCCCGCCCGGACACGACGGGACGGGGCATGACGGGACGGGTGGCGTCGGGACGGGGCACGACGCCTCGGGTCAGGACGTCACCGGGCAGTGGTCCATCCCGCTCGCGGACGGTGATCTGCCGGACGAGTCCGGTGAGTTCACCACGTCCTCGCTGGTCGAGCAGTGGGGCGGCAGTCCGCCCGCCACGCTGCCGGGCGGGGCGGCGGCCCCCTGGGCCGACGAACCGTGGGCCCAGCAGCCGGCCGGGCAGCAGCCGCCCGCCGAGCACGGCGCCGCCGAGATCATCGACGTCTCCGGAGCGCACGCCGACGAGATCGCCGTCTCCGTGGAGCGCGACCCGGGTCACGACGACGGACGCGACGACGGACGCGAGGAACCGTCCGGGGCCGCGCCCCGCCACGACCACCCCGAGTTCGCGGACGACCCCGCCGCCGAGCAGGAAGCGGCCTCTACGGAGGAGCCCGACGAGCGGGCTCCGGACGCGCACGCCGACGCCACCGCCGACGCCGTTGCCGAGGAGTCCGGGGGCGGGTCCGAGTCCGAGGCCGAGTCCGACGAGGCTCAGGGCATCGCCCCGCACAACGACCACCCCCTCGCCTCGTACGTCCTGCGGGTGAACGGCGTCGAACGGCCCGTGACGGACGCCTGGATCGGCGAATCGCTGCTGTACGTACTGCGCGAGCGCCTCGGCCTCGCAGGCGCCAAGGACGGCTGCTCACAGGGCGAGTGCGGCGCCTGCAACGTCCAGGTGGACGGCCGGCTCGTCGCCTCCTGCCTGGTGCCCGCGGTGACCGCCGCCGGGAGCGAGGTGCGCACCGTCGAGGGCCTCGCCGCCGACGGGCAGCCCTCGGACGTCCAGCGGGCCCTCGCCAGGTGCGGTGCCGTGCAGTGCGGCTTCTGCATCCCGGGCATGGCGATGACCGTGCACGACCTCCTTGAGGGCAACCCGGCGCCGACCGACCTGGAGACCCGCCAGGCCCTGTGCGGCAACCTGTGCCGCTGCTCGGGCTACCGGGGCGTCCTGGAGGCCGTACGGGACGTCGTGGCCGAGCGCGAGGCCCACGCCGCCGCCGAGAGCTCCTCGGACGGCGACGAGGCCCGTATCCCGCACCAGGCGGGCCCCGGCTCCGGAGGCGTCAACCCGTCCGCGTTCGAGCCCCACCAGTCCAGCCAGCCCCACGAGCAGCCGTACGGCCAGGACGGAGGCCAGGCGTGA
- a CDS encoding xanthine dehydrogenase family protein molybdopterin-binding subunit, with amino-acid sequence MSNDTATATTAQPGTAPEPPPHGLGVSLPSAESRAKTEGTFPYAADLWAEGLLWAAVLRSPHPHARILSVDTTHAREMPGVQAVITHEDVPGTALLGRGRADRPVFASEVVRHHGEAIAAVAADHPDTARMAAAAVIVEYEVLDPVTDPEQAFEAEPLHPDGNLIRHIPLRHGDPEAAGDIVVEGLYRIGRQDPAPIGAEAGLAVPRPDGGVELYVASTDPHTDRDTAAACYGLEPERVKVVVTGVPGATADREDQGFQLPLGLLALKTGCPVKLTATREESFLGHVHRHPTLLRYRHHADAEGRLVKVEAQILLDAGAYADTSSEALAAAVSFACGPYVVPNAFIEGWAVRTNNPPSGHVRGEGAMQVCAAYEAQMDKLAKKLGVDPADLRMRNVLATGDVLPTGQTVTCPAPVAELLQAVQEHPLPALPKDTPEDEWLLPGGPEGAGEPGAVRRGVGYALGMVHMLGAEGTDEVSTATVKVHDGIATVLCAAVETGQGFTTLARQIVQETLGIEEVHVASVDTDQPPAGPSARGRHTWVSGGAVERAAKMVRTQLLQPLAHKFGMSTELLQITDGKITSYDGVLSTTVAEAMDGKELWATAQCRPHPTEPLDGAGQGDAFVGLAFCAIRAVVDVDIELGSVRVVELALAQDVGRILNPAQLAARIEAGVTQGIGAALTENLRTARGLVRHPDLTGYSLPTALDAPDIRIVKLVEERDVVAPFGAKAVSAVPVVTSPAAVASAVRAATGRPVNRLPIRPQAAVVTVTQ; translated from the coding sequence GTGAGCAACGACACCGCCACCGCGACCACCGCGCAGCCCGGCACCGCGCCGGAACCGCCGCCGCACGGCCTCGGCGTGTCCCTGCCGTCCGCGGAGTCCCGCGCCAAGACGGAGGGCACCTTCCCGTACGCGGCGGACCTGTGGGCCGAGGGCCTCCTGTGGGCCGCCGTCCTGAGATCACCGCACCCGCACGCGCGCATCCTGTCCGTCGACACCACCCACGCGCGCGAGATGCCCGGCGTGCAGGCCGTCATCACCCACGAGGACGTGCCCGGCACCGCGCTGCTCGGCCGCGGCAGGGCCGACCGCCCGGTGTTCGCCTCCGAGGTCGTGCGCCACCACGGAGAGGCCATCGCGGCCGTCGCGGCGGACCACCCCGACACCGCGCGCATGGCCGCCGCCGCCGTCATCGTCGAGTACGAGGTCCTCGACCCGGTGACCGACCCGGAGCAGGCCTTCGAGGCCGAGCCCCTGCACCCCGACGGCAACCTCATCCGCCACATCCCGCTGCGCCACGGCGACCCGGAGGCGGCCGGCGACATCGTCGTCGAGGGCCTCTACCGCATCGGCCGCCAGGACCCCGCCCCGATCGGCGCCGAGGCCGGGCTCGCCGTGCCCCGCCCCGACGGCGGGGTCGAGCTCTACGTGGCCTCCACCGACCCGCACACCGACCGCGACACGGCCGCCGCCTGCTACGGGCTCGAACCGGAGCGCGTGAAGGTCGTCGTCACCGGCGTGCCCGGCGCCACCGCCGACCGCGAGGACCAGGGCTTCCAGCTCCCCCTGGGGCTGCTCGCCCTCAAGACCGGCTGCCCGGTCAAGCTGACCGCGACCCGCGAAGAATCCTTCCTCGGGCACGTCCACCGGCACCCCACGCTGCTCCGCTACCGCCACCACGCGGACGCCGAGGGCAGGCTGGTCAAGGTCGAGGCGCAGATCCTCCTCGACGCGGGCGCGTACGCGGACACCTCCTCGGAGGCCCTGGCCGCCGCCGTCTCCTTCGCCTGCGGCCCCTACGTCGTGCCGAACGCCTTCATCGAGGGCTGGGCCGTACGCACCAACAACCCGCCCTCCGGACACGTACGCGGCGAGGGCGCCATGCAGGTGTGCGCCGCCTACGAGGCCCAGATGGACAAGCTGGCCAAGAAGCTCGGCGTCGACCCGGCCGACCTGCGCATGCGCAACGTACTGGCCACCGGGGACGTCCTGCCGACCGGCCAGACGGTCACCTGCCCGGCCCCCGTGGCCGAACTGCTCCAGGCCGTCCAGGAGCACCCGCTGCCCGCCCTCCCCAAGGACACCCCGGAGGACGAGTGGCTGCTCCCCGGCGGCCCCGAGGGCGCCGGTGAACCCGGCGCCGTACGGCGGGGCGTCGGCTACGCCCTGGGGATGGTCCACATGCTCGGCGCCGAGGGCACCGACGAGGTCTCTACGGCCACCGTGAAGGTCCACGACGGCATCGCCACCGTGCTCTGCGCGGCCGTGGAGACCGGCCAGGGCTTCACCACGCTGGCCCGGCAGATCGTCCAGGAGACGCTCGGCATCGAAGAGGTCCATGTGGCCTCCGTGGACACCGACCAGCCCCCGGCGGGCCCGAGCGCCCGCGGCCGGCACACCTGGGTGTCCGGCGGCGCCGTCGAACGGGCCGCCAAGATGGTCCGTACGCAGCTGCTGCAGCCCCTGGCGCACAAGTTCGGCATGTCCACCGAGCTGCTCCAGATCACCGACGGCAAGATCACCTCGTACGACGGAGTGCTCTCGACCACCGTCGCCGAGGCGATGGACGGCAAGGAGCTGTGGGCGACCGCGCAGTGCCGCCCGCACCCCACCGAGCCGCTGGACGGCGCGGGCCAGGGCGACGCCTTCGTGGGCCTCGCCTTCTGCGCGATCCGCGCGGTCGTGGACGTGGACATCGAACTGGGCTCGGTGCGCGTGGTCGAACTGGCGCTCGCCCAGGACGTGGGCCGCATCCTGAACCCCGCGCAGCTCGCCGCCCGGATCGAGGCCGGTGTCACGCAGGGCATCGGCGCCGCCCTCACGGAGAACCTGCGGACCGCGCGCGGGCTGGTACGCCACCCCGACCTGACCGGGTACTCGCTGCCGACCGCCCTCGACGCCCCCGACATCCGCATCGTCAAGCTCGTCGAGGAGCGTGACGTGGTCGCGCCCTTCGGGGCGAAGGCCGTCAGCGCGGTACCGGTCGTCACGTCCCCCGCGGCGGTCGCGTCGGCGGTCCGGGCGGCCACGGGGCGCCCGGTCAACCGGCTGCCGATAAGGCCCCAGGCGGCCGTGGTGACGGTGACGCAGTGA
- a CDS encoding AAA family ATPase, with protein MLDGVVLITGIMAAGKSTVAQALAERLPRAAHVRGDVFRRMLVTGRAEYEPGAGTLSEAEAQLGLRYRLSAATADTYARAGFTAVVQDVVLGAHLTAYVDLVRTAPLYVVVLAPGPDAVARREAGRAKTGYGAWTVEDLDRGLRADTPRLGLWLDTSEQTVGQTVDAIVAGRERARVR; from the coding sequence ATGCTGGACGGCGTGGTCCTGATCACCGGCATCATGGCCGCCGGGAAGTCCACGGTCGCGCAGGCGCTGGCCGAGAGACTGCCGCGGGCCGCCCACGTCCGGGGTGACGTGTTCCGGCGGATGCTCGTCACCGGCCGCGCGGAGTACGAGCCCGGAGCGGGCACGCTGAGCGAGGCCGAGGCCCAACTCGGGCTGCGGTACCGCCTGTCGGCGGCGACGGCGGACACGTACGCGCGGGCGGGCTTCACGGCGGTCGTCCAGGACGTGGTCCTGGGCGCGCATCTGACGGCCTACGTCGACCTCGTACGGACGGCGCCCCTGTACGTCGTCGTACTCGCCCCGGGTCCCGACGCGGTGGCGCGGCGGGAGGCGGGGCGGGCCAAGACGGGATACGGCGCGTGGACCGTCGAGGACCTCGACCGCGGTCTGCGCGCGGACACCCCGCGGCTCGGGCTGTGGCTGGACACCTCCGAGCAGACCGTGGGGCAGACGGTGGACGCGATCGTGGCGGGCCGGGAACGGGCCCGCGTCCGCTGA
- a CDS encoding SUKH-4 family immunity protein yields the protein MSTTDTGIGTSSSTSTSTCPSTSTSTSTSTSTETITLHEDALDPYVTHAPTRRWLTGPGLPVESGLLTFEALREDGLRTVADSTGDPAALPPELRGQLVIGALRDPAGLETESVLLDGATGEVSTTFFLHDRPGLMDRVPLAPSLQTLTDFVTATEEMSARSGQFAFYEGRYGPKAVTAMSRQLLALFEEGVDGEVPPFWKMAALIRPMALVAGPPADSALTLDLPARLLDQEFGHSRVVRFEDVDFPAVLAHEPTRHFLRETGLPEDGFLFQLDTDVPLPTLAEYYEDERPDVLTSDQLPSNAAHLIRLGHLIEDNSLIVDGETGAILDWSEPDTTLYALNTDVSTLAFTLWLLHRERTIDESLAHELTEEAYDQLATTMTQTLATVDPTGTAPGSEWHYWTEMFQDEAGGVL from the coding sequence ATGAGTACGACGGACACCGGCATCGGCACCAGTAGCAGCACCAGCACCAGCACATGCCCGAGCACGAGCACGAGCACGAGCACGAGCACGAGCACCGAGACGATCACTCTGCACGAGGACGCGCTGGACCCGTACGTCACGCACGCTCCGACGCGACGTTGGCTGACGGGCCCCGGACTGCCGGTCGAGAGCGGCCTGTTGACCTTCGAGGCCCTGCGCGAGGACGGACTGCGGACGGTGGCGGACTCGACGGGAGACCCGGCCGCTCTCCCGCCCGAACTGCGCGGCCAGTTGGTGATCGGCGCGCTGCGGGACCCCGCCGGCCTGGAGACGGAGTCGGTCCTGCTCGACGGGGCGACGGGCGAGGTGTCCACCACGTTCTTCCTGCACGACCGCCCCGGCCTGATGGACCGCGTCCCGCTCGCGCCCTCGCTCCAGACGCTCACGGACTTCGTGACGGCGACGGAGGAGATGTCCGCGAGAAGCGGCCAGTTCGCGTTCTACGAAGGCCGGTACGGCCCCAAGGCGGTTACGGCGATGTCGCGGCAGTTGCTGGCGCTGTTCGAGGAGGGCGTCGACGGCGAGGTCCCGCCGTTCTGGAAGATGGCCGCGCTGATCCGCCCGATGGCCCTCGTCGCGGGCCCGCCGGCCGACTCCGCGCTGACCCTCGACCTCCCCGCCCGCCTGCTGGACCAGGAGTTCGGGCACAGCCGGGTGGTGCGCTTCGAGGACGTCGACTTCCCCGCCGTCCTCGCCCACGAGCCGACGCGGCACTTCCTGCGCGAGACGGGCCTGCCCGAGGACGGCTTCCTGTTCCAGCTGGACACGGACGTACCGCTGCCGACGCTCGCCGAGTACTACGAGGACGAGCGCCCGGACGTCCTCACCTCCGACCAGCTCCCGTCGAACGCGGCCCATTTGATCCGGCTGGGCCACCTGATCGAGGACAACAGCCTGATCGTCGACGGCGAGACAGGCGCGATCCTCGACTGGAGCGAGCCCGACACCACGCTGTACGCGCTGAACACGGACGTCTCGACCCTGGCCTTCACCCTGTGGCTCCTGCACCGCGAGCGCACGATCGACGAGTCCCTCGCCCACGAACTGACGGAGGAGGCCTACGACCAGCTCGCCACGACGATGACGCAGACCCTCGCGACGGTCGACCCCACGGGCACCGCCCCGGGCTCCGAGTGGCACTACTGGACGGAGATGTTCCAGGACGAGGCGGGAGGAGTCCTCTGA